Proteins encoded by one window of Primulina huaijiensis isolate GDHJ02 chromosome 1, ASM1229523v2, whole genome shotgun sequence:
- the LOC140990864 gene encoding probable long-chain-alcohol O-fatty-acyltransferase 5, translated as MEDEIKNLCNVSLGVITSLCCCHLISSRLPKGKWRLLSFLPIFFLFATLPLYLTSAFFAAITAFFITWLANFKLLLCAFDQGPLSSNPTKSLPVFIIIAALPFMIKPKKGTPPPQKSKKLPLNLATEIPVFLLMLAVLTDQKEHVHLIILLLGYCCLVFLMVDIIISLSSFWVGILVGLELEPASDEPYLATSLQEFWGRRWNITVSSLLRQVIYKPVRSAAAEVLGRDWAALPAVLAAFLVSGLMHELLFWYITRARPSWETTAFFVLQGVGVVAEFGLKETLDRKKWRLPWLVRSVLTMGFVVGTSFWLFFPPLIRNGADVRVLEEFRFVSEVVKEKLPESLLRIGRRRGWYV; from the coding sequence ATGGAAGATGAAATCAAGAATCTTTGTAATGTGAGCTTAGGAGTGATCACTTCACTCTGCTGCTGCCATTTGATTTCATCAAGGTTGCCGAAAGGAAAATGGCGCTTGCTTTCTTTTTTGCCTATTTTCTTCCTTTTTGCAACTCTTCCTCTGTATTTAACCTCTGCATTCTTCGCCGCAATCACCGCATTCTTCATCACATGGCTCGCCAATTTCAAGCTACTTCTATGTGCCTTCGATCAGGGCCCGCTTTCATCAAATCCCACAAAATCTCTTCCCGTTTTCATTATCATAGCCGCTTTACCATTTATGATCAAGCCCAAAAAGGGCACCCCACCGCCCCAAAAATCCAAGAAATTGCCGCTAAATTTGGCCACTGAGATCCCAGTTTTTCTGCTGATGTTAGCTGTATTGACTGATCAGAAAGAACACGTCcatcttattattttgttactCGGGTACTGTTGTCTAGTGTTTTTAATGGTGGATATTATAATTTCGCTATCGAGTTTCTGGGTTGGGATCCTGGTGGGGCTGGAGCTCGAGCCCGCATCCGACGAGCCCTATCTTGCAACCTCGCTTCAAGAATTCTGGGGCAGGAGGTGGAACATAACGGTCAGCAGTTTACTGCGCCAGGTAATATACAAGCCTGTTCGATCTGCAGCCGCGGAGGTGCTTGGGAGAGATTGGGCTGCACTCCCGGCGGTGCTGGCGGCATTTCTCGTGTCCGGACTCATGCACGAGCTTTTGTTTTGGTACATAACGCGGGCCCGGCCTTCCTGGGAGACCACGGCGTTCTTTGTGCTTCAAGGGGTGGGTGTGGTGGCGGAGTTCGGTTTGAAGGAGACTCTGGATAGGAAGAAATGGCGGCTGCCGTGGTTGGTGAGGTCGGTGTTAACGATGGGGTTCGTGGTGGGGACTAGCTTTTGGCTTTTCTTTCCGCCGTTGATCAGGAATGGAGCGGATGTGAGAGTTCTTGAAGAGTTCCGATTTGTTAGCGAGGTTGTGAAGGAGAAGTTGCCGGAATCATTGTTGCGTATTGGCCGGAGACGGGGATGGTACGTTTAG